A window of Primulina tabacum isolate GXHZ01 chromosome 4, ASM2559414v2, whole genome shotgun sequence contains these coding sequences:
- the LOC142541806 gene encoding uncharacterized protein LOC142541806, producing MVKEFTGLDGIHYARLNLMVVWASVIPYPLIKLYLLNRDGGCWFIRILSWLVYSKQNTTSRATFREPGLGHNPSYVWRSLLWGRELLKKGMRWRISFGRNDLRICDLRTPFRVWDWNIVQKVLWLIDHEEVRPIPLGNLDGDDDMVWFYYSSGAYKVKSGYHLVRSSDVDGSHRDRGRQQKCYKRLWSLNIPPDVKIFIWRACSEALPTCFLLAKRGISVGPSCSRCDKRHEDNIHACFCNVAKDVWNFTALWPLLARFIVHTFMDLFCWVMKQGLEDDTAIFATISWRLKNIKK from the exons ATGGTAAAAGAATTCACTGGGTTGGATGGCATACACTATGCAAGGCTAAATCTAATGGTGGTATGGGCTTCCGTCATCCCTTATCCTTTAATCAAGCTTTACTTGCTAAACAGGGATGGAGGTTGTTGGTTTATTAGGATACTTTCCTGGCTCGTCTATTCCAAGCAAAATACTACATCCCGAGCTACCTTCCGAGAGCCGGGACTGGGGCATAACCCTTCATATGTTTGGAGAAGTCTTCTTTGGGGGAGGGAACTGCTTAAAAAAGGAATGAGATGGCGAATATCTTTTGGTCGAAAT GATCTGCGCATCTGTGATCTGAGGACCCCATTTAGAGTATGGGATTGGAATATAGTTCAAAAAGTTCTATGGCTTATTGACCATGAGGAAGTCCGTCCCATTCCACTGGGGAACCTAGACGGAGATGATGATATGGTCTGGTTTTACTACTCTTCTGGTGCTTACAAGGTGAAATCTGGTTATCATTTGGTGAGGAGTTCAGATGTGGACGGAAGCCATAGAGATCGTGGCAGGCAACAGAAGTGTTACAAGCGACTGTGGAGCCTTAATATACCGCCTGACGTTAAAATCTTTATTTGGCGTGCTTGTTCTGAAGCATTGCCTACATGCTTTCTGCTTGCCAAACGAGGAATTTCTGTAGGCCCAAGCTGCTCTCGGTGTGATAAAAGGCATGAGGATAATATTCATGCATGCTTTTGCAACGTAGCGAAAGATGTTTGGAATTTTACCGCTTTGTGGCcgttgttggcaagatttattGTTCACACTTTCATGGATCTCTTTTGTTGGGTGATGAAACAGGGCTTGGAGGATGACACAGCGATTTTTGCAACAATATCTTGGCGCCTTAAGAATATCAAGAAATAA